TGGCTAGAAAAATTTAAACTTTCCTTGCAAAAAATTCGTCAGTTGTCGCTGCGACTTCCACTAAGCTAGCCGTTGATTTAGGTAGTGATGCCGGTAAGGTTTTCAGCATCCGCTTGCCATAGGCGGTGGTGACGATGCGATCATCCAATACGATCATCACACCGCGATCAGCACTGGTACGAATTAAACGACCAAAACCTTGATGCAAACGCAAAGTTGCCTTAGGTAAAGCCTCCTTGAAGAAGGGATTTAACTTAGCCGCCGTCAATTGACGGTAGCGTGCCTTGGTCAAAATACCATCTGGTGCTTCAAACGGTAGCCGCGCAACGATCAATTGTTCCAAAGCTTCCTTCGGTAGATCGATGCCTTCCCAAAAACTACCAGTACCTAAAAGAATGCCGCGGTGACTTAAACTAAATCGCTTGGTGATCCGTTCCTTACTACCAGTCATCCCTTGGGCAAAAATCTCCCGGTGTAACGGTAAATCAGTCTGCATCAACGCCCGATAAACTTCAGCGATCATCTGCAGGGAATTGAATAGAACCAAAGTTTGCCGTTGATTGTTTTGGGTGAGTTGATAAATCGCCCGCGCCACATAATTAGTATAAGCGTGGTCAGCAGCACCACGAATTGCCGGACCATCGTTGACCACGAAAAAGGCAGCCTGTCGTTTATAACGAAACGGACTGGCAAACCGCTTTTCAATTACAGCAACATCCGCTAATCCCATCTGTTGCTTGAAATAGTCAAATTTATGGGCAACAGTCAACGTCGCCCCAGTGAAAACTGGCGCAGTAAAGTGCTGACACATAGTTTCGACAAGCGGTGTAATATCCAACTGGCTTAGTTGTAAAGTCAAACTAGCCGGATCACCGTAATCTTTAGACGTCAACCAAACTAATCGTCCACCATCAGGTTGTGCTAACTGTGTAAACACCTCGCGTAGCAACGTACGTACCTGCAATAGTTCCTGGATCTGTTGGTTAAAATCAAGCCACAACTTTTGCTCACTAACTAGCCAACTAGCTTGTTCATTTAATAGGCGCTGACTTAATTTGTCAGCTAGTAACAAACAATCGTTGAGTAAGCGCCGTAATTTTTGTCCAGCACCTTGATTAGCTTGAACCCAATCAGCTAATTCGGCTTCATCTAGTGAACGTTCAATATAGCCATTACGTTGCTCCGCCGGAATCTGTTCAAAGATAAAATCAGCATGTAATTGATTTTGTAACTGCAATAATAACTGACTAAACTCATTTAAACCATAATCCAGTGAGATCACATTGTAACGGGCTACTGGATCGTCCGCTAGCAAATCGGCTAATGATGGTTGGCCTTCAACTCCCATCAAGGATTTGTGTAGGCGTTTGATCAACTGCATGATCGCCCCACCAATAATCTGTTTACTGCTAGCTTTTAAAGCCGCATCGGGAAATTGCTGGGCCTCATCAACTACTAAATAGCTTCCTGCAGGGAAAAAGTGATCATCCGCGACATGCTGACTTAAAAAGGCGTGATTTGTTACCAGCACGTCTGCCTTGGCCTGCTGTTTACGCGCCGCCAACCAGAAATCATCAGCGGCAAAGGGATCATCTTTACTGATTACTTCATGACTATGATGACTGATCTCCGCAAATAGCGGTGAATGATATGTCGTCAAATGCAGTTCCGCAAAATCACCAGTTTTAGTCATGGTCAACCAAACTAGCAGTTGCATTTTTAACAGTTGAATCTGCTTAACTTTATCGGCAACGGCCAACGATTGACTAAACTTAGCCAGATCAATGTAATGTTGTGGGCTTTTTACGATTGCCGCTTGCAAATCAATATCGAGTAATTGATTGAGCAACGGAACGGTTTGCTGGACAAATTGGGTCTGTAAAACCGCTGTTGAGGTGCTGACCACTAACTGCCGCTGCCCTTGCAGGCGAAAACTAAACGGCAATAAATAGCCCAACGACTTACCTAAGCCGGTGGCGGCTTCAAGGATCATCGGCTGCGGATCGGCCGCATAATTAGCGTAGATCATGTCCATCATTTTTCCTTGCGTCTTGCGCCACTTCAGTAATGGCTGCAAATAATGCTTTTTGGCGGCATCAGTCGCGGGGTATTCTTTCTCGGCCGTCGTCAAACGCGTTGTTGAAACTGACTTTTTGCGCAAAGCTAACCCATGACTGACATATAAATAGTCCGGTAATGGCTGATCATTGGGCTGCGCTTGAACGGCAAAATACGCGCCGGTTTCCCGGGCTGAGCGCGTGGCACATTTAGCCAAAGCTTGTCGCGTGACTAAAGGCAAATTCGCCAAACGCTGACTCAACGCAATAAATAATTGTGCCGTCACGGCAGCATCACTATCAGCCTGATGAGGATTGGTGTGTTCGATCGCCAATAACTGAGTCAGATCACTAAGGCGATAACTGATCGCCGTCGGCAATAAAATTTGCGCTAGCTCAACCGTATCAATTGCCGCTAACTGCAGTGCTGGTTGACCGACACGCTGTAATTCAGCATCTAAAAATGGATAGTCAAAATTAACATTATGGGCAACAAAAACTTTATCCTGTAACAACTGACTGATCGTCGCGGCCACATCTTCAAAGTACGGTGCTGCTTTTAACCGTTTATTCGTCAGATGAGTCAGCTGCAAAATATTTGCCGGCACCTCACGCTCAGGATTAATATCTAACGCGATCTGATCGATCATTTTACCATGTTGGACTAAGGCACAGCCAAACTGGATGATCCGATCCCCGTCTTTAACGCTGGTTCCGGTGGTTTCTAAATCGACGATGGCGTAGATCGAGTCTTTATTCATGCTCGTCATCTGGTCTCTTTTCTTTAAATTTACTAAGGAATTAGCCTTGGCGCACCTTTAGCATTTATCGCTAGACGCCCGCTAAAACAACTAATAAAAATAGTAGCATTTTCCGGCCGCTACGGCAATCTACGACTGTATGATCATTTAAATTTTTATGTAAGCTATTTCATCTCTGTACAACTAGTATTTACTTTATTCACGACAATGTATAAACTATTGATGAGCACTAAGCTAAAAATCGCAATCAGCTAGCACGGAAACACTAAAGCTATAGTGATCGCCGCAAGCGGCATAATACTTAAAAATATAGAAAAGAGTGGCGCAATGACATTAGAACAAGGTATCGGTGTGAGCAACGCCAAAATTATTTTGATTGGGGAGCACGCTGCCGTTTATGGTAAACCAGCGATCGTCGTGCCCTTGACCGCAGTCAAATTAACTGCCGTTACGACCCCGATCGCACAAGGCCAATTAATTGAAAGTAATTATTATACGGGTCCGTTAGCAAGAGCAATTAACAGCTTTGCTGGAATCAAAAAGTTGATTCAAACCATTTTAGAACGGTTCAATCAGCAGCAAGCCAACTTTAAACTCACCATCACCAGTCAGATCCCGGCAGAACGGGGGATGGGCTCTTCTGCAGCGACGGCAGTGGCGGTTACCCGAAGTTTATACGATTTTTTTGACAAAAAATTAAATCGCGCTACCTTATTAGAACTAGCTAATGTTGCTGAGACGGTCACCCATGGTGCGCCTAGTGGCATGGACGCTGCCACTACCAGTTCAACGGCGCCCATTTGGTTCGTCAAAGGCCACGCTAGCTACAATCTGCCGATCAATTTAAAGGGCAACTTAGTGATCGCCGATAGCGGCATTCGCGGGCAAACTGGCCCTGCCGTAAGAACCGTGCGTGAGCGAATGGCTGATTTTCCGCAAGAAACCAGCGTCTTTATGGATCAATTAGCTGAATTAGCGCTATCGACCCGTAAAGCGATCGCGTCGCAACAACTCGCTCAAGTGGGCCAAAACTTCACGACCGCCCAATTGATTTTACAAACGTTAGGCGTTAGTAACGAAACCATCGATCATTTGGTTTTTGTCGCCCAACGCAACGGTAGCTTAGGCACTAAATTAACCGGCGGCGGCCGCGGTGGCTGCATCATCGCCTTAACCGCTGACCAAGCCAATACCGACCGCCTATTAGCCGCCTTAGCTGCTGAAGGTGTCACCCAAACTTGGGTCCAACCCTTGGCGCACCTTAATCAAACTATTAATCAGGAGTATGATCATGAATAAAGCAATCACCGCCCGCGCACATACCAATATCGCCTTGATCAAGTATTGGGGCAAACTCGATGCCGATTTGATCATTCCACAAAATAGCAGCCTATCGCTGACTTTAGAACCATTTTACACGGATACGACCGTGCAATTTTTACCTGAATTGACCCACGACCAAATCAAGATCGACGGTCAATTGCTGAGCACAGCTGCCGGCCAACGGGTTCACACCTTCCTTGACTTAGTCCGCCAACGTGCTGGCCTGACCGCCTTTGCCCAGGTCGATTCAACCAATCATGTGCCTATGGCTGCAGGGTTGGCTTCGTCAGCGTCTGGCTTTGCTGCCTTAGCGGCTGCCGCCAGTAAAGCTGCTGGCTTAGAATTAAGCTTGCCTGAATTGTCCCGTTTGGCCCGCCGCGGCTCTGGCTCAGCGACGCGCTCCATTTATGGGGGCTTTGTTGAATGGCAAAAAGGCCACGATGATCTAGATTCACAGGCGGTCCCTTTTCAAGAAAAAATTGATTTCGATATTCAAATGATCGCCATCTTATTGGATCCACGGCCGAAAAAAGTCGCTAGTCGTGCCGGGATGGCGCAAGTCGTGGCCACGTCACCTTATTATGCGGCCTGGCCACCGACTGCGGAACAAGATCTGATCGCCATGAAAGCCGCAATTCTTAAAAAAGATTTAAATTTAATCGGACAATTAGCTGAAGCTAACGCAATGAAAATGCACGCCACCACGCTTAGTGCCAACCCACCTTTCACTTATTTTGAATCAGAAACTTTGACCGCTATTGAATTAGTGCAGAACTTGCGCAATAATGGGGTTTCTTGTTATTATACTATGGATGCGGGTCCGAACGTGAAAGTCATCTGTTCGGCCAAGGAGACGCCCGCGATCCTCGCGCAACTCCAGCAGCACTTTCCCGCCGATCACTTATTGGTGGCTAAGCCTGGCCCTGGGGTCACGTACATTTAAACAAAAGCGAGTGTGACATAAGGCGCCCAGCTACTACTTCACAGGAGCAGTTGATTTTCGTACCGAAAATCTTCGATGTTTCGGACGTTGACCATTCTTGTGGCAAAAATCTTGCCGCAAGAAACATGGCTTTGAGTATTAGCCTAGAGCGGCGAATAATTCACGCAGTGATTATTTGACGATCGTAGCTAAGCGGAAAAAGTTGCCTTATGGTACACATTTTAGCTATATTGTTCGGAAGTACAAAGAAAGAGTTTGACATAAACGATTTATGTCAAAAACTCCTAGGGGCGAATGCATGCACCAACTTGTGTACGCCCCTTATCTATTTTGTGGTTGAAAGGAAATGATTGTTTGATAACGGCTCAGGCCCCTGGCAAGCTATATATTGCGGGTGAATACGCAGTTGTAGAAACTGGTTTACCCGCTGTTATTGTCGCATTAAATCAATTTGTGACAGTCAGTATTGAAAAAAGCGCCGATTATGGCAGTATTATGTCCAAGCAATATCAGGAAAACTCATTGTATTGGTCACGTCAAGGTGATGAAATGGTTTTTGATAACCGGGATAATCCATTCCATTACATCCTTTCGGCAATTCGCTTAACTGAAAAATATGCGTTGGAGGCTGGCAAGCGACTTTCTTTGTACCATTTGCGAATCAACAGCGAGCTCGATTCAGCTGATGGAAAAAAATACGGTTTAGGCAGTTCCGCGGCGGTGACCGTGGCGACGATCAAAGCCTTACTCGCTTACTACGAGCTACCCTTAAGCAAAGATAAACTTTATAAATTAGCGGCGATCGCCCATTTGGACGTCCAAGGTAATGGCTCATTAGGCGATATTGCTGCCAGCGTTTATGGCGGTTGGATCGCCTATCAAGCCTTTGACCGTGACTGGCTACAAGCCATTCGCCGTGAATCAAGTCTGACGGAATTGTTAGCTTTAGAGTGGCCGCAGTTGAATATCGAGCTACTGACACCGCCAGCTAATCTACAACTGATGATCGGTTGGACGGGCTCGCCGGCCTCGACCTCACAATTGGTTGATCGGATCACGATCGCCAAGGCCAAAAAACGCGCTGACTACCAAAGCTTCTTGGAACAAAGCGCCGCATGCCTGCAGACGATGATCAATGGGTTTAAACAAAAAAACTTAGCCGTGATCCAAGCACAGATCAAGCGCAATCGCGAACTGTTACAGCAATTAAGCGACTTTAGTCAGGTGTCGATCGAAACACCTTTATTACGAAAGATGTGCGATCTAGCTGAAGGATTTGGCGGCGCTGCTAAATCTTCTGGTGCTGGTGGTGGTGACTGCGGTATCGCTATTATTGATGCCGCCCTTCCCATCCATCAGTTAGCCACTGATTGGGAGCGAAATGGCATTGAACGTTTGGCTTTAGCCGTCCACAACGTCACATTATAGCGAAAAACCGCCAGGCACTGACTTGGCGGTTTTTCTTTGGTAAATGGCACTGATTTCTGATCTAAATTATCCTGAATTGTGAAGTAGAGGAGGCCTTTAAAATGACAAAACTATCCGCCCACGCCCACCGCAAAGATGAACATGTCTTTTTAGCTGAAAAATTTTATCATTCGGACCGCAATGATTTTGACCAAGTGCGATTTGTCCACCAAAGTCTACCGGAGATTGCCTTGGCTGAAGTTGACTTAACTAGTCAGTTAGCTGGGCAAACGATTGCGGCGCCATTTTACATCAACGCGATGACCGGTGGCAGCCCACGGACCCAAGTCTTGAATCAGCAATTAGCGACGCTCGCCGCGAAGCTTAATATTCCGCTAGCTACCGGCTCACAAAGCGTGGCGTTAAAAGAACCTGCCTTAGCACCAAGCTTTGAAATTGTTCGCCAAACTGATCCAACTGGTGTGATTCTAGCTAATTTAGGCGCCGATGCCACCTTAGCCCAAGCTGAACAAGCAATTGAGATGTTACAAGCTAATGCCTTACAGCTCCATCTAAATACTCCGCAAGAAATCGTGATGCCCGAAGGTGAACAACGCTTTTATTGGTTGGATAACTTAGCTACGTTGATTGCTAAGACAACAGTACCGGTAATCGTCAAGGAAGTCGGCTTCGGTATGAGTCGAGCCACGCTAGCCCAGTTAGTGGCGATCGGCGTGCAGTACGTTGATCTCGGTGGCCGTGGGGGGACGAATTTTGTTGAAATCGAAAATGCCCGCCGGCCGCAACGTGAGCTGGACTATTTAGCTGGCTGGGGCCAATCAACCGTCGAGTCACTGCTAGAAAGCCGTGCTTATCAGCAGCAACTCACAATTTACGCCTCTGGCGGCGTGCGGCAACCGCTGGATATCATCAAGGCCCTCGCCTTAGGGGCGCAAGCCGTGGGCGTTGCCGGGACTATTCTACATCATTTGCAAAAAGACGGCATGGCGGCCACAACAAACTTATTACGGGGCTGGATCGAGCAATTAAGGGCGATCTGCGCCCTACTTGGCTGCCGCACGATTAGTGAATTACCGCAAAAGGCCGAATTGATTTTCAGCCCCGAACTGTTAAGCTACATGCAGCAACGGCAAATAAAATGGTGACCCAAATAGCGAGTGTGGCATAAGGCGCTCAGCTTTTTCCGCTTAGCTATATTGTTCGGAAGTAGAAAATAGGCGTTTGACATTAATTACAGATGTCAAACGCCTATTTAATTTCTGAGCAATATCATTAAAATGCTGATACACGCTATTCTGCCACATCCGCGACAAAGCGCAGGCCTTTGGGGAAGAAATTCTTCATCGTCGTACCAGTTAGCTTGCCAAAGCCGACTGATTTATCTTGGTAACGCAATAAATACCAGCCCTTGCCGGTAGCGTCTGTGGTAAAGGTTTCGCCGTGAACGTACTTAACGTATTGAGCCGTCGTTAAATCTAATTGTTGTGGGGCCGACGCTAACGTCAACGCCAAGGCGTAAGCCGGCTCAAAACGATTGCGTTTAAACTCACCTAATGGCAAGCCGGGGCGAACGACTTTTAACCCTTTTAACTCCACGGCCAGTGGTTGGGCAAATAAATGATCACGGTGCACCAGTAAATGACCAAAACTTGTTGTTGGTAGCATAGTTTTAGCAAAATCTTGCCATAATGATTGCTGTTCCTTAGTTAGTGCAGGTGCAGCGTGTTTACGCTGCTTTTTAGTCTTATTTGCTGCGACAACTGGGCCATCCGCCAAGCGTAATTTGGCCATGAAATGGCCTTCACCGTTAAATAAATGCGGGAAGAGACGTAGGGTCCCTGCCAATTCAGGATTACCATCCGCCCATTCTGGCCGGCCTGCACTCATCCCAGCTTGCCGTGTGATCGGCACCACGCTTAGTGGATACTGTTCCAGTAACCAAGCGATGATCTGCTCGTCTTCTTCTGGGCTAAAAGTACAAGTTGAATAGATCAACTCACCACCAGGCCGTAGCATTTTCAGTGTTTCGGTTAGGATCTCACGTTGCCGCTGAGCACAGGCAGCCGGATAATCGGGCGTCCAGTATTGCTTAGCCCCAGGATCTTTACGAAACATACCTTCACCAGAACAAGGCGCATCAACTAAAATACGGTCAAAGTAACCTACAAACTTTTTAGCCAGCCGTGCGGGAGTCTCATTAGTGATCACCGCATTTTCGATACCAAAACGTTCCACATTTTCGGCTAAAATTTTGGCGCGTTTAGGCATGATCTCATTGGCGACTATGAGGCCTTGTTGTTGCATAAAACCAGCTAGATGCGTCGTTTTACCACCCGGTGCCGCACATAGATCCAACACGCGTTCACCAGGTTTAGGCGCTGCCACTGCCCCGACTAACATCGCACTTGGCTCCTGGCTATAAACATAACCAGCCTGATGATCAACTTGACGCCCATTAACTGCGCCATAATAACCCCACTGCGTCATTGGCACCGGCTGGGTCAAATCTAAATTAACCGCCTGCGGATTGGGCTTTAATGGATTGATACGAAACCCTTTATAGCCCTGATTCTGAAAACTAGCCAAAAATGGTGCAGCCTCTGCGCCTAATAATTGTTGATATTTTTCGGTAAATCCTTCTGGTAACAAACTTTTTCCCCTTTTCGTCTAACGTACTGGTAATCGCTTTAAGGTATGCCGCAAGCGTAACGCATAATATAAGGCGCAAATCAGATAATTGATCACTAACAAAACTGTTAATAGGTCATACTGCAAAATATACAACCGCCAAGCACCGACTAACCCGCCAAGAATAATGGCAACTAGTGACCACACCGCAAAATGCCGTAATTCCCGCCAATAAAAAGCAGCCGCATCATCAGTGTAAAAGCTGGCAGTTTTTAACATCCGCCGCGCCAAAACTAACCATAATTCAGCTACACCAACAAACAAAGCCACGATCAAGATCAAAGCCCCACCAAACCACCAATATTCCTGCAACCAGGCAAGACCGACAAACGGTGTACTTTGCGGTACTAAGTGCTTAACTGAAGTCGCGTGAAATAAATGTTTAAATGTGGTCAAATGAGCCAGTTTTGGTTTTCCATCCAAGCGAATATCAAAATTACGCAAAGCTTTGGTACTCAGGCTTTGCTGCGTTGAGGTCGAAATAAAGATCATATCGTCTAATTGACTGTCTTTTTTTGTCCCCACCACCCCAATCACCGATAAATAACGGTCACCATATTTAAGATAACTTTGATTGGTCGGGGTATACAACTTCTGCGCAACATTTTGACCCACCACCGCCACTGGCACTGGCGAAGTAAAGTCACTGTCACTGAAAAAACGGCCCGAAACTAACGGCAAAGTCTTAAAATTACCGGCACCGTACATAAAAATTGTATGTGAATGTGGCCGCCGATATTGAACTTGATAGTCGGTTAATTTAGTTTTGGCAGCTAATTGCTGGTTAGCCGCCACGATCGTTTGATTACTGCTTGTCTTGATCACTTGCGCGTTGGTCGATAAACCCGCATGATCCAATAAATCTTGATAAACGACTCGATTCATCTGACTAAAAAAGAATACACCTAAAAAAGCAACAAGCGCTAGCAATCCGACCAAAATCGATTTACGTTTTAACAAGTCCTGTTCACCTATTTCATGATAATTATTTAATTACAAGCATATACGGCCAGCCACCGAATGTCTAGCGTATCCAAAATAACTGTTCCTGCACTAAGTCTAAGGTTGGAAAATAGCTGTTCAAAGTAGCGACTTGCTCATTTTGTTGAAAATAGGCGTGTTGCCAAAACGCAGCACTATTGGTACAGCCGTTACGTTCACCAATGCATAACAGTGGAATCTGTGGCGTATCCTGTCGCATTAATTGCAATAATTGCCAATCGATTGGCACACCATCAGGGCTCCAAACCATCAAAACATAATCGATCTGGTGGCGGTATTTCCGGTAAGCCGCTAAAGCATCTAACTGTTCGATCGGCGTCAATTGTTGCTTGCCGGTTTCATTTTCGGCTACCCAACCCAGACTATCAGTTGCATAAACTTGCTGCTTAAACTGGCGTAAACCATAACTCAAATAACCGTTACCCGCCATTACTTCAAGGTAACGTTTACCCGGTAAGCGCGCGATTACAGCTGCTGCAGCTTGGGTAATTTGCCCCCAAAAGCCAAATTCATCCTGTAGAAATCCGCGATAGTCCTGTAGACAGCGATCCAAGCGCTGAAATTCATCCGCTGATTGTGTAAAATCCTGTTGCGGTTGCGCAAGTGCCCATTCAACTAAAACTGCTTCCGGTAAAATTAAATTAGGCAATTGCTGGGGTAACTTACCCTGGGCTAACCGCATAATATTACGGCGAATACCGTCTAACCGTTGCGTGGCTGCTGGTAACGTTGCAAAACGCTGCCGCAGTATTTCAACTTCCTGAACATACTTGCTTGAACTTACATCCTGCACACGTGCACCCCTTTTCTGTATAGAATGTACTTGCCACTTCTTCACGAAAAAAAAGAGTCAGACAATTGCTTGTCCCACTCTCCTTAACTATGTTTAACGAATCCCTAATGCGATCCGTGCGTAACGACTCATTTTATCAACTGACCAAGCTGGATACCAAACTAATTCAACCTCAACGTCCTTAACTTCAGGAACTTCACTTAATGCCTGATTGATCTGTTCATTCAATAGATCAGATAGTGGACAGCCCATTGTTGTTAAGGTCATCTTAATGTGGCATAACCCTTCTTCGTTCAAATCAACACCATAGATCAAACCAAGGTTAACAATATCGATACCTAATTCAGGATCAATGACCGATTCCAATGCCGTTAAAATATTATCACGAACGGCATCGACTTCAGCGTCTTCCTCAGTTGGGGCAACATCTTTTTCAATTTCACTCACAGGACTCACCTCTTTTACTTTCCCTCATTATACTTAAAAAAAGGCAATTGAGCAATCATAAATGAGAAGGGCTTTCATTTACGTCAAGATGGGCCATGTCCGCATAAGTTTCACGCTTGATCACCAGCCGGGCTTGACCGTTTTCGACAAAGACCACCGCCGGCCGCGGATTACGATTGTAGTTACTGGCCATCGAGTAACCGTAGGCGCCAGTCACAAACATCGCCAACACATCGCCGGGCTTACTTTGCGGTAACGGTAGGTCCCAAACTAACATATCGCCTGACTCACAATACTTACCGGCGATTGAAACGGTTTCTACCGGTTCTGCTTCTGGTGCGTTGGCTAAAACCGCCGTATATTTTGCTTCATAAAGTGCTGGCCGAATATTATCGCCCATGCCGCCATCGACCGCTAAATAATGGCGGATGCCCGGGAGATCTTTGCGTGAGCCGATTGTATACAACGACGTTCCCGCTTCAGCGACCATTGAACGCCCTGGTTCGATCCAAATTTCTGGTAACGGCAATTGAGCTGCGGCCGCTTGATTCTTGACGATCTTAACGATATCCCGCACATAGTCCTGCGGTGCTAACGGCTGATCTTCAGCGGTGTAGCGCACGCCGAAGCCGCCACCTAGGTTCAACACTTGCGCGGTGAAACCTTGTTGCTGCCACTGAGCCAATAAAGCGATCATCGCTTCCGCCGCCATTTCAAACCCTTTAGTCTCAAAAATTTGTGAGCCGATATGACAGTGGACCCCGCGGAGATTCAGCCGTGGTAAGGCTTGGACTTTTTCAAAAGCGGTCGTTGCTTGGCCGCTCTTAAGGTCAAAGCCAAATTTAGAATCTTCTTGGCCCGTCATGATGTATTCATGCGTGTGGGCTGAGATCCCTGGTGAGATCCGCAACAGCACATCGATTGTTTTGTCTTGGGTCGTTAAAATGTCGTTCAACAAGTCGATCTCATGGAAATTATCGAGTACGATCGTACCAACACCTGCGGTAACGGCATATTCCAGTTCCGCCGCTAACTTATTATTGCCGTGGAAGGACGCGGTCGCCAGCGGGAAGCCGGCTTGTTGCGCCGTGTAGATCTCGCCGCCAGAAACGACATCACAACCAACACCTTGTTCTGCCAATAATTGATACATCGCGATCGCGGTGAAAGCTTTACTGGCGTAGGTCACTTTGTAAGCCACGCCGGCTGCTTCAAACACTTGTTTAAATTCAGCGATCCGTTGTTTGATCAAAGCCACATCATAAACCACTAATGGTGTGCCGTATTTATGAGCCAGTTCAAGTGTATCCACCCCGCCAATACTCAAGTGCCCGGCTTGATTGGTCGTTTGGGTGCCATATTGATAGTAACGCAAAACATCCCCTGCTTTCATTTTTTATCGTGTGCGCAAGTCAAATGATCTAGTGCTCAGCCGCGTAGGTCCCTTTAACCAGTGCCTACCCAGCCTAGCAAAAACGGCGACCACTAGGTGTCACCGTTTACTTATCTATACTATTTAGCACCTTTTTCTTTACCGGCAACAAAATAATGATCATGCGGCATTTCATTTAAGACGATATGGATATCATCGGCGGGCACGTTGGCGTTTTTGGCGATCGCCGTTGTGACGTCAGCCGCCATTTGTTTCAATTGTTCTGGTGTCCGACCAGCTAATAGATCGATATGGACTAATGGCAAATTGATCACTTCTCTTCATTTAAATTTAATCTCTAAAGCGTATTTAGAAAATACCGTTAAGTTAGTTTGGTATAAACATGGTTGAAAAAGCAGATTTCTGCGCCTAGCTATGCAAGCTAAACCCATCACTGCGTGCTACTTATCGTCTTGCTGGGCTAGTGCTCAAAATCCAAACGCTTTTTCAACACACTCTAAATTATACCGAACTTTTAGGCGTTTCTGCAAGTTGACTTTTACGGTCTTCATCCAAAAATTCACCTAAAACTTGGGTGGTGTTTAAAATATTGACAAAAGCCGCGGGATCAACGGTTTTGACTGCTTGTTCAATATCGTATAGCTCGTAACGGGTGATCACGATCATCAGCACATTGCTGTCTTTTTGCGTGTAAGCGCCGCGGGCCGGTAAAATCGTGATACCGCGGATCAAGCGTTCGTGAATGGCTTTGATCAAGGCGGTCGATCGTTGGGTCACGATCATCACCGTCACTTTTTGCTGGCTGGTATTGATACTATCGATCACCCGCGACATGCAGTAAATGGAAATGATCGTGTACAAGGCGCTGGACCAACTGATGGTAAAGCCGGCGATCACCACGATCAAACCGTTGATCGCCATCATCAGCGTACCGATA
This is a stretch of genomic DNA from Loigolactobacillus coryniformis subsp. coryniformis KCTC 3167 = DSM 20001. It encodes these proteins:
- the mvk gene encoding mevalonate kinase yields the protein MTLEQGIGVSNAKIILIGEHAAVYGKPAIVVPLTAVKLTAVTTPIAQGQLIESNYYTGPLARAINSFAGIKKLIQTILERFNQQQANFKLTITSQIPAERGMGSSAATAVAVTRSLYDFFDKKLNRATLLELANVAETVTHGAPSGMDAATTSSTAPIWFVKGHASYNLPINLKGNLVIADSGIRGQTGPAVRTVRERMADFPQETSVFMDQLAELALSTRKAIASQQLAQVGQNFTTAQLILQTLGVSNETIDHLVFVAQRNGSLGTKLTGGGRGGCIIALTADQANTDRLLAALAAEGVTQTWVQPLAHLNQTINQEYDHE
- a CDS encoding phosphomevalonate kinase, giving the protein MITAQAPGKLYIAGEYAVVETGLPAVIVALNQFVTVSIEKSADYGSIMSKQYQENSLYWSRQGDEMVFDNRDNPFHYILSAIRLTEKYALEAGKRLSLYHLRINSELDSADGKKYGLGSSAAVTVATIKALLAYYELPLSKDKLYKLAAIAHLDVQGNGSLGDIAASVYGGWIAYQAFDRDWLQAIRRESSLTELLALEWPQLNIELLTPPANLQLMIGWTGSPASTSQLVDRITIAKAKKRADYQSFLEQSAACLQTMINGFKQKNLAVIQAQIKRNRELLQQLSDFSQVSIETPLLRKMCDLAEGFGGAAKSSGAGGGDCGIAIIDAALPIHQLATDWERNGIERLALAVHNVTL
- a CDS encoding helicase C-terminal domain-containing protein, which produces MTSMNKDSIYAIVDLETTGTSVKDGDRIIQFGCALVQHGKMIDQIALDINPEREVPANILQLTHLTNKRLKAAPYFEDVAATISQLLQDKVFVAHNVNFDYPFLDAELQRVGQPALQLAAIDTVELAQILLPTAISYRLSDLTQLLAIEHTNPHQADSDAAVTAQLFIALSQRLANLPLVTRQALAKCATRSARETGAYFAVQAQPNDQPLPDYLYVSHGLALRKKSVSTTRLTTAEKEYPATDAAKKHYLQPLLKWRKTQGKMMDMIYANYAADPQPMILEAATGLGKSLGYLLPFSFRLQGQRQLVVSTSTAVLQTQFVQQTVPLLNQLLDIDLQAAIVKSPQHYIDLAKFSQSLAVADKVKQIQLLKMQLLVWLTMTKTGDFAELHLTTYHSPLFAEISHHSHEVISKDDPFAADDFWLAARKQQAKADVLVTNHAFLSQHVADDHFFPAGSYLVVDEAQQFPDAALKASSKQIIGGAIMQLIKRLHKSLMGVEGQPSLADLLADDPVARYNVISLDYGLNEFSQLLLQLQNQLHADFIFEQIPAEQRNGYIERSLDEAELADWVQANQGAGQKLRRLLNDCLLLADKLSQRLLNEQASWLVSEQKLWLDFNQQIQELLQVRTLLREVFTQLAQPDGGRLVWLTSKDYGDPASLTLQLSQLDITPLVETMCQHFTAPVFTGATLTVAHKFDYFKQQMGLADVAVIEKRFASPFRYKRQAAFFVVNDGPAIRGAADHAYTNYVARAIYQLTQNNQRQTLVLFNSLQMIAEVYRALMQTDLPLHREIFAQGMTGSKERITKRFSLSHRGILLGTGSFWEGIDLPKEALEQLIVARLPFEAPDGILTKARYRQLTAAKLNPFFKEALPKATLRLHQGFGRLIRTSADRGVMIVLDDRIVTTAYGKRMLKTLPASLPKSTASLVEVAATTDEFFARKV
- the mvaD gene encoding diphosphomevalonate decarboxylase, whose protein sequence is MNKAITARAHTNIALIKYWGKLDADLIIPQNSSLSLTLEPFYTDTTVQFLPELTHDQIKIDGQLLSTAAGQRVHTFLDLVRQRAGLTAFAQVDSTNHVPMAAGLASSASGFAALAAAASKAAGLELSLPELSRLARRGSGSATRSIYGGFVEWQKGHDDLDSQAVPFQEKIDFDIQMIAILLDPRPKKVASRAGMAQVVATSPYYAAWPPTAEQDLIAMKAAILKKDLNLIGQLAEANAMKMHATTLSANPPFTYFESETLTAIELVQNLRNNGVSCYYTMDAGPNVKVICSAKETPAILAQLQQHFPADHLLVAKPGPGVTYI